The nucleotide window GTTGTAAATTTCGAAAAAACCCTCAAAAAGCACAAACTTTACATGCTATAACTTCTTATGATCATTATATTTTTCCAAGTGGAATAAAATTACATGTTTATCATGATTCATTTTACAAAATCAAACACTCATCTTTTCATGGATCTGGTTAATTATGGAACATTGCACTTTCAACCTCCCGGACGTCCAGGCCAGCAGACCTAACATAGCCATAAACCTTACTCGTGTTGGGGTAACAAACGTAAAAAAACTTGTTGAAATCAAACGAAAAGACAAACGTCCAGTCGTACTGATTTCTACTTTTGATGTTTTTGTTGACCTGCCCTCCGATCGAAAAGGAGCCAATCTTTCACGAAATTTTGAAGCTGTAGATGAGGTACTGGAAAAGATACTTAGCATGCCCGTATACGAAATTGAGCAGCTTTGCAGTGATATCGCACACAACTTGCTTGGCAGGCATGAATACGCCAATCAGGCTGAAGTCCGTATGACAAGCGAATATATGATCAGGCGTGCATCCCCAGCCACCGGGATTAAGTGCCAGGAAGTCGTAAATATCTTTGCTGAAGCATCAGCTGTAAGAGGACAGGCCAATGATGACTATTTTGATGTAAAGAAGCTGATCGGCGCTGAAGTTGTAGGGATGACAGCCTGCCCCTGTGCTCAGGAGATTATGCGAGATAAAGCTGCAAATGAGCTTTCCGAACTTGGAGTCGATGAAGAAACGATTATAAAGTTCTTGGAAAAGGTTCCCATGGCTACCCACAACCAGCGAGGAAGAGGAATTATATCAATCAAGGTGGCACATGATTTTGATGTTTCCCTTGAAAGCATTATCAACATTATTGATAGCTCCATGAGTTCCAGCGTATATGAAGTCTTGAAACGTTCAGATGAAAAAGTCGTAGTGGAAACTGCGCATATGAACCCGAAATTTGTAGAAGACTGTGTAAGAACCATGGCAGATAATATAGTAAAAGAGTTCCCGAACCTTCCTGATAATGCAGTAATCACCATCAAACAAACCAATGAGGAAAGTATTCACAGACACAACGCTTATGCTGAAAGAGTTGCCCTGATGGGAGACCTCAGGTCAGAGATTAATCAATATTAAAAATAGAAAAGTACGAAATAAACCAGTTTTAGATTTTTTGAATCCTGGAAGTCTCTGGAAAAATTATGATACATAGAGACTTCCAAAAGTATAATCCAAAACACTTTCCACATAGTTTTTTGATATTACCTTTCTACAAAGTGTTTATAGAGACTCCATAAGGGCTAACCCACATAAACTTTATTAGATGGCCTGGACAACCTATAAGCAATAAAATTACAAGAAGAGACTTTTGCAGGGCCTGAAATCCCAGCGTCCTGGAAGCCTTCGAGGTGAGAGCATGGTTGATGCTGAACTAATCACAGCAGTAGGGCGAAATAAAAAACCCATTAAAGCGGGAGATGCCGTCAAATACGTAAACAGTGATACGGTCAGCCGCGTAACTGCGATAAAAAAGGACGAGCAAGGAAAGGTATGGGTTCTGCTCGAAAGTACCGGGCTCTGGTACAGGGAAGAAACCCTGGAGCCAACTGAGCTTAAAGCTAAAGAAAAGAAAGAAGAAAGGGAATTCACTGCTGAGGAACTGGAAGAAAGATTCAGAAAAGAGAGAGAAACAATGCAGGGCTTCAACCTAGAAAAAGCCGGTGGTGGAGGAGCAGGAGGTTAATTCCTCTTGCCGCACTTAAAAATCTTCTCTTTTAATATTTCGATTTTTTCCACATAATAAATATTTTGAGGTTTTTTCTTTATTTTGAGATTGTTTTTATATTTTGAGGTGTTATTTTTCCGTGTTTTGAGGTTTTTTTTTCTGTGTTTCGAGGTCGTTTTTCTGTAATATGAAGTTATTTTTCGATAATATGAGGTTATTTTTCGACAATATGAGGTTATTTTTCCTGTATTTTTACTCTTTGTGCAAGAATACATTTTCCATTGTGCCTGCCGCCTAGAGGATTTTGCGGCGAGCCAAGAGAATTCATACATCGAGCCATCACGGCTGCTCCTCTGGCAAGCCCGTCATCTACGAAGACTACTCTCTCATCTATTTTCGAAGCAATATTCAACTCTTCCAGGCATTTCAGGATCAGTTTAGGTTTGTTTCCTGTAATCCCTGCTCTACCGGTGATCCCTATAGTTGTATCCTCAAAAACAAGTTTTACTTCTTTTGCAACCCTGATCAACCTGCAAACCACGCCTGCCATAACCTCATCAATGACAGCATAGACAACCTGAAGTCCGTGGGTCTTACAGATTTCCATACCTATAGCACTAAGCTTGCCCATGTCGGATCCGTTTACACCCACATCGCAACCTATGAGTGTTACGCCTATCTGCTCAGCTGCATCCGGCCTTACAGGCACGCTTCCATATCTGGTTCTATCCCTTGGGACTTGTTCTATAACAATAAGCTCATGAATACGCTTTGTATATGCCTCAATCGCTTTAGCCTTCATCTTTAAAGTAAGGAAAGAAGGCGGTTTCTCTTTTTCAAAAACCTCGAGAGCAGTTCCTACTTTTGAGTCCACAATCTTCGAACCCCGGATAATTGCGTCAGGAATTGCACCGGCATAGCCGCAAAAGTTACCAATTGTTTTTGCATAGGGTTGGTCTGAATTTGTGACCCTGCCATCAAGAGTTGTCCCGAAATCTATTGAGATACAAGGATTCCTGAAATCAACATCTGTAAGTTTGGCTGCTTCTTTAATCCCTGCGGTTGCAAGCTCCCCTTCCATCTCGTTTGCAACGATTTCAACGCCAGTAGAACCTATTGGAGGTAGTACACCAGCTACTGCCCCATCAAAAATTACCTTTTCCAGTTTACTGTATTTCTGGAATTTTTTAGAAATATTTGAAATGGACATTGGTGGGGTCATATTCTTTGGAGGAACTCCTGCCATCAGACAGCCATCTGCTAGAGCTTTAATAAACTCACCCACTTCTTCCGGAGAATCAAAACCTGCAACAACTCCAGTAGAACGAACCACAAAGTCAAGATCTGTTTTTATGTCCAGACTTGCTTTGTCCATAGATTCGGTCAGGGTGCCACTTACCAGTTGTGCAACGGATTCACGAGTAAGTTCCACACCTGTAAGTGTCCTTCCAAATACGGCTTCTCCAGGTTTAGGTGGGCGGACGTCTCTGGTCATCCGTACAACCTTATTTATAATATGAGTCCTTCCAGTCTCCATACTGGTAGCTGTGAGAATGCATTTGGTTGTGGTGTTTCCAACCTCTACTGAAGCTACAATAAAGAAAGGTTTTGACTTAAGGTCAATCAAACGAACATGAGGGGATTCTGTAATTCTGGGTTTTAGAGCCATTTTTTTCCTTCCTAAAAATCTGTGCATAAACTCGATTTAGTGCAAATCATTGTGTGGACTTGATCTGAAAATAATACTGACTTATTTTTGAAGATTATTCAAACCTGATAAAAATCAGCCAGAATAATTTATGTTTTTAATACTTAGAAAGCCAGTATTTTAACTCAGATTAATTGGAAAAAGTATTTACTTCTCTACTTATCTAACATTGCAAAAAGATTAACAGGAACGGATTGTCAAAGTTGATTGTCAAAGTTTAAAGAAAGTATTCATTAAAACCTATAATAACTTTTGCTAAGTACTGTAAATTAGTAATATTATTACATCGGGAGCGTGAAGAATCATGAATACCCCTCTATCAATCCTATTCTACGCTACCAGGAAGTAATCTATATTTCAAAAATAGTTCACTAAAGTTTAAATGAAGTAAATAATCTGAGTAATTCCAGAAATTACTTTTGTGGTTTCTAAATGAGCTTTTATTGAGCTTCACCTTGTTTATAAACATTGTCTAACAAATTCCTCTGGCATTAAAGTTCGTTTTACTGTTTCTTCAATTGATAATCCTTTACTCAAGAACCTTTTAACTACGCTTTCCATGGGTTCGCCAACCTCAACAATGTGCATATCAGGATCATAGAATCTTATAACCCGCTGTCCCCAGGGCTGCTCTTTTAGCTCGTGCACATACGTAACGGAGTTCATACCTTTCAGTTTTTGAAGAAAACTGTCTAAATCGTCTTCTTCAAAATACAGTTCAGCATTATTTGATTTTTGAACGATATCGTTTTTGTTTATGCCTATTAAACCTGAAAAGTGTGATTTCAAGTGTATGGCAAAGCCGTCCGCAAATGATACGTTCTCACCGAAATCGCACTGGACTTTTTGATTAAGGACATTTTCGTAAAAACTTCTGGAAGCCTCTATATCATTAACAACAATAAGTGGGCATATAAATCTCATTTTTATTTTCTCCTTTTGTAATTTCGACGCTTATTAATTACTTCAGCGACTATTAATCATAGCCTAACAGGCTGAAAGTATTTTTCTCATAAGAATCAAGTAAAATTTCCAGAAGAAATTAAATTCCCAAACGAAAAAAAGAAAATATTATTACAAAGTTAAATAGGCAATACTATTTCGGGTTAAAAACTTTAATTCTCAACAAAACACTTTAGTAAAAATATGGAAATTAAAAGTTGCTCGCAAAGCAAGCAACTATGCTGGTCCTGTAACAAGAACTGATCTTAAAAAGATAATTATCTCAATCCTGTAACAAAAACTGATCTAAAGAGATAATTATCTCAGAATAGGCATGTTTTAATAGGTTGAATAGTTACAAAAATTATTTACTTTCTTCTATATTTCCTGCATTTTTCCACAAATTTGTCTACAGGGAAAGTAGCAGGATGAGAATGCATATAACCTGCCAGGGTGTTGTGTTCGATGAGGCCGTCAAAACCGCCCTGTATACCTTTTCCACGCAGCATCTCATATGCGAATTTTGCATCGCGATCACATTCTGTGAGAGAGTAGTGGAATTCGTGGCCTCTTATGTTGTGAGAAGAGAAGTTTTTGTCCAGAGGACGAGCTTCAGTATATCCGAGGGCTTTAAGCCGGTTTGTCATATGTGTGTTTGCAGGTACGACGTCTGCGAGTTTATACGTCCTGTTATCTATCTCATATGTACCGCAGAGGTAAAGAAGACCCCCACACTCTGCATAGATAGGCAAACCATCAGCTGCAAGGCCCTTGAGTTTTCTGGTCGTTTCTGACTTTTCAAGGATTTCTGCGTAAAGTTCAGGGTAGCCGCCTCCAAGGTAAATTCCGTCCACATCCGGAAGCTCTCCTGCCATAGGACTAAAAAATTCTACCTCAGCTCCATAATCCTTAAAAGCATCGAACATATCCTGGTAATAAAAACAAAAAGCCGGGTCCATGGCAACCCCTATCCTGAGATCTGCCTCAGGCCTCCGGATATCCCTGAATTCCGGAACTGAAATGGACTCAGCAAGTTCGAGCACTGCGTCAAGGTTAACGTTTTCCTCAATAAAAGCCGCCATTTCCTCAGTATTATAATCCTTTTCATGGGCCATGTAAAGCCCTAGATGTCTGGAGGGGACCTCGATATCTTTTCTTCTTGGAATCATACCTACTATAGGGATGTCACCCGGAAGTGAATTTTTTACAAGTTCCGCATGCCTTGGGCTGCCTACCTGATTCAGGATAACGCCTGCAACCCTTACATCAGGATCAAACTCGGAATACCCTTTAAGGAGGGCAGCTGCGCTTCTGGACATACCATGTACATTGATTACCAGAATTACAGGTAGATTAAGGATTTTTGCAACATGTGCGGAACTTGCAATTTCTGTAGAATCGATTCCGTCAAAGAGTCCCATAACTCCTTCTACTACCACAATATCCGCATCTGCAGCAGTCCGAGCTACAGTCTGACCGACTCCGTCAGTGCCCATTATGTATGTGTCCAGGTTTCTTGAGGGGCGCCCGCAAATTGCAGTGTGATGAGAAGGATCGATATAATCAGGCCCTACTTTGTAAGGCTGAACCTTTAGCTGCCTGTGTTTAAGGGCAGCCATGATACCCATGGAGACTGTCGTTTTTCCGACCCCACTATGGGTTCCTGCAATAAGTATTCCTTTTGTCATCTGCTGGATATTGTTGCCGTTAAAATATATTAAAGCTATTAATCCATCTGCTTTAAGCACTTTGTAGTTGTTTTCAGGAAAAATGAGTCAAGAGAAAAAAGTCAAAAAGTCCAGGTGAGTATGTTAATTCACATTGAAATATTATTTTTTAGATAATCCGGAAATTCCGGTGTTGGCATCCATGCACATAATCTTAAGTTAAGGGTTATATACTCTAAGGAAAGAACAGTTTAATTCCGGAAAATATAGATAAAAGAGGCTTTGACCTTTTTGAGTTGAGTAAGTTATAAGTTGAATAAATTATGAACTGAATATTATGAACTGAATATTATGAACTGAATATTATGAACTGAATATTATGAACTGAATATTATGAACTGAATATTATGAACTGAATAAATTATAAACTGAATAAATTATAAATTGAATAAGATATAGATAATTATAGTACTCATTTATATAGTTAAAATTAAATAATTAGTTCCAGTTTTTGGTTCCAAATTCAATAATCGTATACCCATATTAGTATAATCAATTCATATTACCTTAAACATCCGGCCCGTATCAGTATACTTATTCAGTCAATATCAGTATCTTTATTCAATTGAACCAGTAAGACATTCCGGACCCTTTCTCAGATGCAAATTTATTTGAAATCATGCACTATAGACATGACCCGTTTATAGACGATTTCATAGATAGTTTTAGAGATCTTCACAAAAATCGTCTCACAGATAGTTTCTGAGATAGTTTCTGAGATGAAATTTTTGTCCTGAAAGTAATGAAAAATAGCCAGGCCTGAGTAGCTAATTGATAAAGAATTGCATACCGAATATTTAATAGGGGATTTTAACCAGCCATGAAGAAGAAAAATCCAGAAAAAGCTCCTGAAATTAGGGAAGAAAACTCAAAAAAGATTCTTGAGGATTCTTATGGACGAAGGGTGACAGGACTCAGGATATCAATAACTGATAGGTGCAACCTTTCATGCATGTACTGCCATAACGAAGGTGCAGATTGCTGTGCTCGCGGCCCGGTGGGAAATGAAATGAAACCCGAGTTAATCTGTGGAATTGTCAGAGAAGCTGCAAAGTTCGGGGTAAATAAAATAAAATTCTCAGGGGGAGAACCGCTTTTTCGAAAGGATTTTGAAGAAATTCTTTCCTGCCTTCCTCCGTTAAAAGAAGTTTCTGCGACCACTAATGGAATCCTACTTGAAAAACGTGCAAGAACCCTTAAAGCTGCCGGCCTTGATAGGGTAAATGTAAGCCTGGATTCTCTTATTCCTGAAAAATACGAAAGGATTACCGGAGCTTCCCCTGGCTCACTTGAGAAAGTTATCAGAGGAATTGACAGCGCAGTTGAAGCTGGGCTGACTCCTGTGAAGCTGAATATGGTACTCCTTAAAGGCATAAACGATGACGAAATCGATTCTATGATGGAGTTTGTCCGGCCTTATAAAGGAATGGTCATCCTGCAACTCATCGAGCTTATGGACATTGATCCCAGGCTTTCGAAGTATATGATTGACTCGAAAGCTCTTGAAAAAAGTCTGGCTGAGAGGGCAAGTGAAGTTAAGGTAAGGCACTTGCATCATCGAAGAAAGTACATTATCGACGGTGTAGAGGTTGAATTCGTTCGGCCCATGGACAACTCGGAGTTTTGCGCCTACTGCAGCAGGCTCAGGATTACAGCAGACGGAAAGTTCAAGCCCTGCTTGCTGGTAAATGACAACCTTGTGGATGTCATGGGAGCAAAAAGCTCTGAAGAGATAGAAAAGCTGCTTAAGCTTGCAGTAAGCCGAAGGAAGCCATATTGCATGCCTGTTAGTACTCTTGAACAAGAAGAAAAGACTTAAAGAGAAAACAGACTCAGAGATGAATGTAATAACGTGGAGGAAAAATGAAGATTGAACTTTTAGTAGATGAGAGAAAAATCCAGATGAATGATTTTGTCCAGAAAATCATAGTAAATGTAATTAAGGCAATGGTGGAGACATTACATACTATCGACAGCGAATGGAAGGAAATTTCCATTCATATCGAAAAAGATAAACTGAAAGAGTAAAAAGGACTTTTTTGGACAAAAGTAAGTTAATGTCTCTCAGAAACCAAAATTCCCTCTTTTCCTTTTTCATTTCGGGTAAATTTTGAATCTTCTGTTGTTTTATAGTTCAGACTAATTTTTGGAACCTTCAGCCATTTGAGGTTCCAAGTAAATCTTCAAATAGGAGTAACGCAACCAGAAACATCTGGAGATATTTAGAGATATCTTTCGATTTCTGAGAAATCTATCCTGGCAGTTGAATCCAGGGAAATAGGAGTTATTGAGACGTGTCCTTTCTGCATAATGGCGTGCACGTCAGTTCCTTCTTCTTCCTCCCGGATAAGGTCGCCTGCAATCCAGTAATAGGGCCTGCCTCTTGGGTCACGCCTTTCCTCGACATCCGTTTTAAAGATTTTTCGTGCAAGACGGGTTATCTCTAAAGGAGTATCCTCTTCAGCATGATAGGGAATGTTTATGTTAAGAAGATCTACGTTTTCAGGCATACCATACTTCAGGATATTTCGAGCAACTCTGTTTACTACTTTTATACCAACTTCAAAACGCTCTCTATGGTAGTTCCTGGGGTCATCGAATTTCTGTCCTTCATCAAGCACCTGCATGGAGGCGGCAATTGCAGGCACTCCGTAGCTTGCAGCTTCAAGTGCTCCTCCTATTGTTCCTGAGGTAGTGATAGTATCCGTGCTGATATTTTCTCCGATGTTAAAACCGGAAAGCACCAGGTCAGGCAGCTCCTTGAGGATCGTGAAGATGCCCAGAATTACAGCATCCGTAGGAGTTCCTCCCACAGAGTAAGCAGGTATACCTCCTGAATTAGTTTTCGTGATTCGAAGGGGTTCAAAGATAGAGATCGAACGCCCGACTCCGCTCTGCTGGACAGCAGGAGCCGAAATTGTAACTTCCCCGAGGTCCGAAACGCTGTCAAAAGCGGCTTTCAGACCTGTGGAGTATACACCATCATCATTGGTAACAAGAATTTTTGGAGCCATGAGTTTTCTCATAAGTTGCCGGATAATTTAAAATTAATGGAAAGGCCGCATGGAATAAAATCCAGAAGAAATAATTCGATTCGAACATTAATATAATAATAAGAACAATATATATGAAGCAATATAATTTACGATAAAAATCTATTCGGGGAGTGGTATTAATGGCGGAAACACAGGAAATAGCAACAGATGTGCATGTAATGGACAGGACCGCAAACCCTACACCGCTTGGATTTACTGGCCTCGGCCTGTCAGCCGTTCTACTGAGCCTGAGCTATATAGGTATTTACCCTGTAGACTCAATGATCGTTTCCATGGCAATGTTCCTCGGGGGTTTTGCTGAGGTCTTTGCCGGCATCATGGCCTGGAAAAAAGGGAGTGTTTTTGGAGGCACGGCATTTTGTGCATTCGGGCTTTTCTGGTTTTCTCTTGCAAGCCTTCTTCTACTGCCGGCAGCGGGACTTATCGAAGCCCCAACTCCAATATCCATTGCAGCATACCTTTTCATCTGGGGAGTGTATACCTTCGTACTGTTAATAGCAACTCTGAAGCTAGGCAGCAAAGCGATAATGTTCACATTCGTGACCCTTTTCTTGTTGTTCATGTTACTGGCTATCGTAAATGCTACGGAAAACGCAGGCCTGCTCGTCATAGCTGGCTATGTAGGCCTTATTGTAGGCTTTGCAGCCCTGTACACTGCCCTTGCGATAGTACTGAATGACGCATACGGAAGGACGGTCGCTCCAGTATGAAGAAAGAGTAAAGAAATAAACGAACACTTAAACAAAAACTTAAACGAAAATTTAACAGAAAAATGAACTATGGGAATTTACCGATAAACCCTGATAAGACAAGTATATTCGGATTATTGCTCAAGTTTAAAAGATGATATTTTATTTGTAACTTTAGCAACTAATTCCCATAGAAATTTATTAACAGAGAAATCATCAATAATATTAAAAATTTTATTTTAGACTGCCTGGATTATTTGCATAGTATTAGTTGCATAGTATTAGTTGCATAGTATTAGTTGCATATAATTTTCAATTATTCTCCAGCACCAAAGGCAGCTTTAAGTTTATGTTCTTCTTCTTTGGAAAGGGAAGTACGCACTACTTTTGGATTAAACGTAGCGAGCTGATCAAGGACCTTGTCCTCAGTCCACTTTGAAATCAACAGAAAAAGAGCAGATCCTCCTGGCTCGATGGTTTCAGCAACTTCATGGATGAAGTCGTCGTTTATTCCGTAATCGGTCAATTTCCCTGCAATTGCACCTGTGATGGCACCAACTGCCATTCCGAGCCAGGGCATCCAGAAAAGCAGTCCTATTAGCATACCCCAGAAAGCTCCACCTACAGTACCTGTACCTACAAGGTCTACAGCCTGCTTGACCTTGACCTTGCCATCATGATTGCGAACAACGATTGCGGCATCATCGAGGGTGATTAATTGCTCTTTTTTAAGCCGGTTAATGGCTTCATCCATTTCAGATGCACCTTTCTCGTTCGGAAATGCAAAAACTATTAGCTCACTCATAATTCAGGAATCTCCTTTTAGTTTTTAGCTTATACAAAAAACATGAGCTTGATAGCCTTAGTTTAAGAGTAGTAAATTACCATTCTTAGATCCAACAGAAAACAGCTTACCAGAGGAAACAAAAGCCTCGATAACGTTCTATGAAGTTTTTATCTATTAACGATAACATAAACTCAGAGCTAAGGACTTTGCTATTTCTACTTACAACCCTGGATAACCTTCGGTTCACTGACCCATATCCCTCCTTCTGAAAACGCAGGTTTCCCTGTTTGGCTATCGCAGAAGTTATAGTATAATAATTGCAGTATATTATATATGTTTTACGTA belongs to Methanosarcina barkeri 3 and includes:
- the mptA gene encoding GTP cyclohydrolase MptA; its protein translation is MEHCTFNLPDVQASRPNIAINLTRVGVTNVKKLVEIKRKDKRPVVLISTFDVFVDLPSDRKGANLSRNFEAVDEVLEKILSMPVYEIEQLCSDIAHNLLGRHEYANQAEVRMTSEYMIRRASPATGIKCQEVVNIFAEASAVRGQANDDYFDVKKLIGAEVVGMTACPCAQEIMRDKAANELSELGVDEETIIKFLEKVPMATHNQRGRGIISIKVAHDFDVSLESIINIIDSSMSSSVYEVLKRSDEKVVVETAHMNPKFVEDCVRTMADNIVKEFPNLPDNAVITIKQTNEESIHRHNAYAERVALMGDLRSEINQY
- a CDS encoding DUF2098 domain-containing protein; its protein translation is MQGLKSQRPGSLRGESMVDAELITAVGRNKKPIKAGDAVKYVNSDTVSRVTAIKKDEQGKVWVLLESTGLWYREETLEPTELKAKEKKEEREFTAEELEERFRKERETMQGFNLEKAGGGGAGG
- a CDS encoding methanogenesis marker 14 protein, with the translated sequence MALKPRITESPHVRLIDLKSKPFFIVASVEVGNTTTKCILTATSMETGRTHIINKVVRMTRDVRPPKPGEAVFGRTLTGVELTRESVAQLVSGTLTESMDKASLDIKTDLDFVVRSTGVVAGFDSPEEVGEFIKALADGCLMAGVPPKNMTPPMSISNISKKFQKYSKLEKVIFDGAVAGVLPPIGSTGVEIVANEMEGELATAGIKEAAKLTDVDFRNPCISIDFGTTLDGRVTNSDQPYAKTIGNFCGYAGAIPDAIIRGSKIVDSKVGTALEVFEKEKPPSFLTLKMKAKAIEAYTKRIHELIVIEQVPRDRTRYGSVPVRPDAAEQIGVTLIGCDVGVNGSDMGKLSAIGMEICKTHGLQVVYAVIDEVMAGVVCRLIRVAKEVKLVFEDTTIGITGRAGITGNKPKLILKCLEELNIASKIDERVVFVDDGLARGAAVMARCMNSLGSPQNPLGGRHNGKCILAQRVKIQEK
- a CDS encoding VOC family protein, which codes for MRFICPLIVVNDIEASRSFYENVLNQKVQCDFGENVSFADGFAIHLKSHFSGLIGINKNDIVQKSNNAELYFEEDDLDSFLQKLKGMNSVTYVHELKEQPWGQRVIRFYDPDMHIVEVGEPMESVVKRFLSKGLSIEETVKRTLMPEEFVRQCL
- a CDS encoding cobyrinate a,c-diamide synthase, whose protein sequence is MTKGILIAGTHSGVGKTTVSMGIMAALKHRQLKVQPYKVGPDYIDPSHHTAICGRPSRNLDTYIMGTDGVGQTVARTAADADIVVVEGVMGLFDGIDSTEIASSAHVAKILNLPVILVINVHGMSRSAAALLKGYSEFDPDVRVAGVILNQVGSPRHAELVKNSLPGDIPIVGMIPRRKDIEVPSRHLGLYMAHEKDYNTEEMAAFIEENVNLDAVLELAESISVPEFRDIRRPEADLRIGVAMDPAFCFYYQDMFDAFKDYGAEVEFFSPMAGELPDVDGIYLGGGYPELYAEILEKSETTRKLKGLAADGLPIYAECGGLLYLCGTYEIDNRTYKLADVVPANTHMTNRLKALGYTEARPLDKNFSSHNIRGHEFHYSLTECDRDAKFAYEMLRGKGIQGGFDGLIEHNTLAGYMHSHPATFPVDKFVEKCRKYRRK
- the moaA gene encoding GTP 3',8-cyclase MoaA, which codes for MKKKNPEKAPEIREENSKKILEDSYGRRVTGLRISITDRCNLSCMYCHNEGADCCARGPVGNEMKPELICGIVREAAKFGVNKIKFSGGEPLFRKDFEEILSCLPPLKEVSATTNGILLEKRARTLKAAGLDRVNVSLDSLIPEKYERITGASPGSLEKVIRGIDSAVEAGLTPVKLNMVLLKGINDDEIDSMMEFVRPYKGMVILQLIELMDIDPRLSKYMIDSKALEKSLAERASEVKVRHLHHRRKYIIDGVEVEFVRPMDNSEFCAYCSRLRITADGKFKPCLLVNDNLVDVMGAKSSEEIEKLLKLAVSRRKPYCMPVSTLEQEEKT
- the surE gene encoding 5'/3'-nucleotidase SurE, with the translated sequence MRKLMAPKILVTNDDGVYSTGLKAAFDSVSDLGEVTISAPAVQQSGVGRSISIFEPLRITKTNSGGIPAYSVGGTPTDAVILGIFTILKELPDLVLSGFNIGENISTDTITTSGTIGGALEAASYGVPAIAASMQVLDEGQKFDDPRNYHRERFEVGIKVVNRVARNILKYGMPENVDLLNINIPYHAEEDTPLEITRLARKIFKTDVEERRDPRGRPYYWIAGDLIREEEEGTDVHAIMQKGHVSITPISLDSTARIDFSEIERYL
- a CDS encoding acetate uptake transporter, whose protein sequence is MAETQEIATDVHVMDRTANPTPLGFTGLGLSAVLLSLSYIGIYPVDSMIVSMAMFLGGFAEVFAGIMAWKKGSVFGGTAFCAFGLFWFSLASLLLLPAAGLIEAPTPISIAAYLFIWGVYTFVLLIATLKLGSKAIMFTFVTLFLLFMLLAIVNATENAGLLVIAGYVGLIVGFAALYTALAIVLNDAYGRTVAPV
- a CDS encoding DUF1269 domain-containing protein, giving the protein MSELIVFAFPNEKGASEMDEAINRLKKEQLITLDDAAIVVRNHDGKVKVKQAVDLVGTGTVGGAFWGMLIGLLFWMPWLGMAVGAITGAIAGKLTDYGINDDFIHEVAETIEPGGSALFLLISKWTEDKVLDQLATFNPKVVRTSLSKEEEHKLKAAFGAGE